The following are from one region of the Paenalkalicoccus suaedae genome:
- a CDS encoding FtsB family cell division protein, with product MEHRKTQIRRLTTEYVEKQQQLEEKRQRHRRGLKRRMSVFGGALLVITIICTAILVNQSSSIAEQRTQNEQLETQLEQLKQEQVTLEHEIESLQDPEYIAEIARRDFFLTRPGEILFQLPRSQTNDD from the coding sequence ATGGAGCATCGTAAAACGCAAATTCGGCGTTTAACAACGGAGTACGTCGAAAAGCAACAGCAGCTGGAGGAAAAAAGACAACGTCATCGAAGAGGGTTAAAGAGAAGGATGTCTGTATTTGGTGGAGCACTCCTTGTTATTACGATTATTTGCACCGCTATCCTTGTTAACCAATCTTCGTCCATCGCAGAGCAACGAACACAAAATGAACAGCTTGAAACACAACTGGAACAGTTGAAGCAGGAACAAGTGACACTTGAGCACGAAATAGAATCTTTGCAGGACCCGGAATACATAGCGGAAATTGCACGCCGGGACTTCTTTTTAACAAGACCTGGAGAGATCTTATTTCAGCTACCTCGTTCACAAACGAATGACGATTGA
- a CDS encoding S1 domain-containing RNA-binding protein translates to MAIETGSKVTGKVTGITKFGAFVELPEGKTGLVHISEVSHSYVKEVSDHLTVGDEVTVKIVKVGDDGKIALSIRQTQDAPPKPTRESAPRRPQPKKRPESPASFEDKMNKFLRDSEERLSTLRTQTDGKRKRGGGGSRGNDR, encoded by the coding sequence ATGGCTATTGAAACAGGTAGCAAAGTAACTGGTAAAGTAACAGGTATCACAAAATTCGGTGCATTTGTTGAGCTTCCGGAAGGAAAAACGGGGCTTGTGCACATCAGTGAGGTTTCTCACAGCTATGTAAAGGAAGTAAGTGATCATTTAACTGTCGGCGACGAAGTCACAGTAAAGATCGTAAAGGTTGGCGATGACGGCAAGATTGCCTTATCGATTCGTCAAACGCAGGATGCACCTCCAAAGCCAACGCGCGAGAGTGCACCAAGACGCCCTCAGCCAAAGAAGCGCCCAGAAAGTCCGGCTTCGTTTGAGGACAAAATGAATAAATTCCTTCGTGACAGTGAAGAACGTCTATCAACGCTACGTACCCAAACTGATGGGAAGCGTAAGCGCGGTGGCGGCGGTTCACGTGGCAACGATCGATAA
- the spoIIE gene encoding stage II sporulation protein E, which produces MVVTEASVGNNVGDEQVLRKGRTIGELLRILAPALIVITIGLLVGRAVLLMQLLPFVLPFYAVVRWWKPSYTFFASCALLIGASTISMYSMLVVAGMIVVYSLLTSAFRAIRSEQSIPIFVFIAAMSANVTIAAVAGPLTWLQVGMSSLEATLSLVITFIYFQSMTALKAKRMHLRHEEMICIVLLLSAVLTGLSGWMMFQVSLDHAFSRYFVLLFAYMGGATIGATAGVIMGLVLSLANVTNLYLMSLLAFSGLLGGLLKEAGRGALAAGLMLATILMALYADNQTSMTITMVESLVAVTLFFFTPKLALKKMASYIPGTRENEDHQQTYARNVRDVTAEKVAGFSSLFLRLSESFSFTGAKEDVSSEKQVDYFLSDVTKHTCQSCFKKQQCWAKDFEKTYGYLEALMKETEEHGAVKDRTLEAKWKKHCMMDQKTITLMQEAWREKRLRDQLQKRLFESQRFVADQLIGVSQVMDDFAKDIKREVKQYEKQEQEVLEALERLGITIEQIEIFRLDPGEIDIDMTIPSNAHGEAEKMIAPVLTGILNETVIVRQMKTESSGACRVLFSSTKSYIVHEGVAHAAKNGTWISGDSYSMMAIGRGKHLLAISDGMGNGERAHEESKETIHLLTQILQSGIEETIAIKSINSILSLRTTEEVFATLDLAMIDLQDARARFLKVGSTPSFIKRGQKVIKVEASNLPIGLLQEVEVDVVTEQMKAGDLLVMLSDGVYESPSFIENADMWLSRMIRELTTTNPQDIADILLERIVRECNGTISDDMTIVVARIDHYVPAWATVYSPQLQAHV; this is translated from the coding sequence ATGGTGGTGACAGAGGCAAGTGTAGGAAATAATGTTGGGGACGAGCAAGTATTACGTAAGGGACGAACGATTGGCGAGCTCTTACGGATTTTAGCACCAGCACTTATCGTCATTACAATTGGTCTGTTGGTGGGACGAGCAGTATTACTGATGCAACTACTTCCTTTTGTACTTCCGTTTTATGCAGTCGTAAGATGGTGGAAGCCGTCGTACACATTTTTTGCGAGCTGTGCGTTACTCATTGGGGCGAGTACGATTTCGATGTACAGCATGTTGGTTGTCGCTGGGATGATTGTTGTTTATAGTTTGCTGACCAGTGCGTTTCGAGCGATACGATCGGAGCAGTCCATTCCCATTTTTGTTTTTATTGCAGCGATGAGCGCCAACGTGACGATTGCTGCTGTCGCTGGGCCGCTTACATGGCTTCAAGTTGGTATGAGCTCATTAGAAGCGACACTTTCGTTAGTTATTACCTTTATCTATTTTCAAAGTATGACTGCACTAAAGGCGAAGCGGATGCATTTGCGTCATGAAGAAATGATTTGTATCGTGCTATTACTTAGCGCTGTGCTCACTGGATTATCTGGGTGGATGATGTTCCAGGTGTCGCTTGATCATGCGTTCTCTAGATACTTTGTTTTACTTTTTGCTTATATGGGTGGTGCAACGATAGGAGCGACAGCTGGCGTGATTATGGGACTTGTCTTGTCGCTCGCAAATGTTACGAACCTTTACTTAATGAGTTTATTAGCCTTCTCAGGACTTCTTGGAGGCTTATTAAAAGAAGCGGGTCGAGGTGCGCTTGCTGCTGGTTTAATGCTTGCAACGATTCTTATGGCACTTTATGCAGATAATCAAACATCTATGACAATTACGATGGTAGAGAGCTTAGTAGCAGTGACTCTCTTTTTTTTCACCCCCAAACTAGCTCTTAAAAAAATGGCTAGCTATATCCCGGGGACGCGGGAGAATGAGGATCACCAGCAAACGTATGCGAGGAATGTCCGAGATGTCACGGCTGAGAAAGTGGCGGGCTTCTCGAGCTTATTCCTGCGTCTATCGGAGAGCTTCTCCTTTACCGGGGCGAAGGAGGATGTGTCGTCCGAAAAGCAGGTTGATTACTTTTTAAGTGACGTTACAAAGCATACGTGCCAAAGCTGTTTTAAGAAGCAGCAGTGCTGGGCAAAGGATTTTGAGAAAACGTATGGATATTTAGAGGCCTTAATGAAAGAGACAGAGGAGCATGGCGCTGTTAAGGATCGTACGCTTGAAGCGAAGTGGAAGAAGCATTGTATGATGGATCAAAAAACGATAACGCTTATGCAGGAAGCATGGCGAGAGAAGCGTTTACGTGATCAGCTTCAAAAGAGACTATTTGAATCACAGCGTTTTGTTGCTGATCAACTCATCGGCGTTTCGCAAGTAATGGATGATTTTGCGAAGGATATAAAGCGCGAGGTAAAACAGTATGAGAAGCAGGAGCAGGAGGTGCTTGAGGCTTTAGAGAGGCTTGGGATAACGATTGAGCAGATCGAGATATTCCGCTTAGATCCAGGAGAGATTGATATCGATATGACAATCCCATCCAATGCGCATGGAGAAGCAGAGAAGATGATTGCCCCTGTCCTAACAGGAATTTTAAACGAAACAGTTATTGTGCGACAAATGAAGACAGAGAGCTCGGGCGCATGCCGGGTCCTGTTTAGCTCGACAAAATCCTATATTGTACACGAAGGCGTCGCCCACGCAGCTAAAAACGGCACATGGATATCTGGGGATAGTTATTCCATGATGGCAATTGGCCGCGGCAAGCACCTTTTAGCAATTAGCGATGGGATGGGCAATGGAGAGAGAGCACATGAGGAGAGTAAGGAGACCATTCATTTGCTCACACAAATTCTCCAGTCCGGGATTGAAGAAACGATTGCAATTAAATCGATCAATTCCATTCTCTCCTTACGTACGACGGAGGAAGTATTTGCAACGCTTGATCTTGCGATGATTGATTTACAGGATGCAAGAGCTCGGTTTTTAAAGGTTGGTTCAACGCCTAGCTTTATTAAGCGTGGGCAAAAAGTGATTAAAGTCGAAGCCTCCAATTTACCAATAGGCTTATTGCAGGAAGTAGAGGTTGATGTCGTGACGGAACAAATGAAGGCAGGCGATCTCTTAGTCATGCTCTCGGACGGGGTGTATGAATCACCAAGCTTTATCGAAAATGCAGATATGTGGCTATCTAGAATGATTCGAGAGCTTACGACTACAAACCCTCAGGACATTGCAGATATTTTGTTAGAGCGTATTGTAAGGGAGTGTAATGGGACGATATCAGATGATATGACGATTGTTGTTGCGAGAATAGACCATTACGTACCAGCATGGGCAACTGTCTACTCACCACAGCTTCAAGCGCATGTATAA
- a CDS encoding vWA domain-containing protein, which translates to MRDSLREGGNEMKRGTLRQILVITDGCSNQGEDPVAVATLAKESGYTVNVVGVVNHEGAGMDEITNIAQAGGGMSDIVRKAQLSQTVQMVTRKAMTQTIYGVVHQELKGVFAQVESMPPEKQEKLSEIVEEISEEASLHVVVLVDTSLSMKDKLPLVQEALQDLSLSLSSRMGENMFCVYSFPGKRKTLERRVNWTDKLDSLHGMFEKLRSSGVTPTGPALAEAIDIHATYRLKQGHKQDDYDESLG; encoded by the coding sequence ATGAGAGATAGTTTACGTGAAGGAGGAAATGAGATGAAACGAGGAACGTTACGTCAAATTTTAGTCATAACAGATGGGTGCTCGAATCAGGGGGAAGATCCAGTAGCTGTTGCTACATTAGCAAAGGAGTCTGGATATACAGTGAACGTTGTTGGAGTGGTGAATCACGAAGGTGCAGGAATGGACGAGATTACAAATATTGCTCAAGCTGGCGGGGGAATGAGTGATATCGTGAGAAAAGCGCAACTCTCTCAGACCGTGCAAATGGTGACGAGAAAAGCAATGACGCAAACAATTTATGGAGTCGTCCATCAGGAGCTAAAAGGGGTCTTTGCTCAAGTGGAATCTATGCCACCTGAGAAGCAAGAGAAGCTAAGTGAAATCGTAGAGGAAATCAGCGAAGAAGCCTCTTTGCACGTTGTCGTTTTAGTAGATACAAGCTTAAGTATGAAGGACAAGCTACCTCTAGTGCAGGAGGCGCTTCAGGATTTATCCTTAAGCTTATCTTCTCGAATGGGAGAAAACATGTTTTGTGTCTATTCATTTCCCGGGAAAAGAAAGACGCTTGAACGTCGTGTGAATTGGACCGATAAATTAGATTCGTTACATGGAATGTTTGAAAAACTGCGGTCTTCTGGTGTGACACCAACAGGACCGGCACTAGCTGAAGCCATCGACATCCATGCGACGTATCGACTAAAGCAAGGTCATAAGCAGGATGACTATGACGAATCGCTTGGATAA
- a CDS encoding protein kinase domain-containing protein, giving the protein MTNRLDKGALLPGKWSGKTYRVEKFIGAGACGSVYEVWQEGKKYALKIAQDSHILANEVAVLKHTASMEHVRRGPAFYLHDEWMGQSFYVMEMLEGQPLLDYLKGRSSLWLGMMMKQLVVELQALHAEGFAFGDMKPENLLVTSSGQLRWYDPGGMTKFGRSIREYTEFYDRGYWGKGQRTAEASYDLFAVGMILTQVLVGATFTRKSSDPTYLDKKITEALPKSHFARIAYKAINGVYEQSSEMLDDLSDATSRMSKGKPVLSSKRRVPKGLIETALFGSALLGYSLLAL; this is encoded by the coding sequence ATGACGAATCGCTTGGATAAAGGAGCATTATTGCCCGGGAAATGGAGTGGGAAAACATATCGAGTGGAGAAGTTTATTGGAGCGGGCGCTTGTGGGAGTGTGTATGAGGTTTGGCAGGAAGGAAAGAAGTACGCTCTTAAAATTGCGCAGGATTCGCACATTTTAGCTAACGAAGTTGCTGTCTTAAAGCACACGGCGAGCATGGAGCATGTGAGAAGAGGTCCGGCATTTTATTTGCATGATGAATGGATGGGGCAATCCTTTTATGTGATGGAAATGTTGGAGGGGCAACCGCTTCTCGACTACTTAAAAGGGCGTTCGTCACTGTGGCTAGGGATGATGATGAAGCAGCTTGTAGTGGAGCTTCAGGCATTGCATGCAGAGGGATTCGCATTTGGTGATATGAAGCCTGAGAACTTGTTAGTTACGTCAAGTGGTCAGCTTCGTTGGTACGACCCTGGAGGGATGACGAAGTTTGGCAGGTCGATTCGGGAATATACGGAGTTTTACGATCGTGGATATTGGGGAAAGGGGCAACGGACGGCAGAAGCCTCCTACGATTTATTTGCAGTAGGGATGATCCTTACACAGGTGCTAGTTGGAGCAACATTTACGAGAAAATCGTCAGACCCAACTTATTTAGATAAAAAGATCACGGAAGCACTGCCGAAAAGCCACTTTGCACGTATTGCCTATAAAGCGATTAACGGCGTATATGAACAATCGAGCGAGATGCTAGATGATTTATCTGATGCTACAAGCAGGATGTCAAAAGGAAAGCCAGTTTTAAGTAGCAAGAGGCGAGTTCCTAAAGGCTTGATCGAAACAGCTTTGTTTGGCTCTGCACTACTTGGTTATTCGCTCCTTGCGCTTTAG
- a CDS encoding threonine/serine exporter family protein — protein MGAKADKVMDICLLAGEIMLTYGAETYRVEETLERMARAAGFSNVHCFTTTTGIFLSFEERKGRGDMMQMVRVDNRMQDLNKVTEVNQVSREFTSGSLTVADAEERLNEIYHAKIHYPLWLIHLGAGVAGGGFSYLFGGGLSDYLPAFIAAILASIGLVEFERYLKVRFAAEFAAAFIGGTSAIFLVFIGFGSNMDQIIIGSLMPLVPGVPLTNAVRDLLSGDLLAGISRGVEALLTSLSIASGIALSISLFL, from the coding sequence ATGGGCGCAAAAGCAGATAAAGTCATGGACATTTGCCTACTGGCAGGAGAGATTATGCTGACATATGGTGCGGAGACGTACCGAGTCGAAGAGACGTTAGAGCGAATGGCTAGGGCAGCTGGCTTTAGCAACGTACATTGCTTTACCACAACAACAGGGATCTTTTTGTCTTTTGAGGAGCGAAAAGGTCGCGGTGATATGATGCAAATGGTACGAGTAGATAACAGAATGCAGGATTTAAATAAAGTGACCGAGGTAAACCAGGTGTCACGAGAGTTTACATCTGGATCCTTAACGGTCGCAGACGCCGAGGAGCGTCTAAACGAAATATATCACGCGAAAATTCATTACCCGCTTTGGCTGATCCATTTGGGAGCAGGCGTTGCTGGTGGTGGATTTTCCTATTTATTCGGTGGAGGACTTTCTGATTATTTACCGGCGTTTATAGCCGCTATATTAGCGAGCATCGGACTCGTAGAGTTTGAGCGGTATTTAAAAGTACGCTTCGCGGCCGAATTTGCTGCTGCCTTTATTGGTGGTACGTCGGCAATCTTCCTCGTGTTTATCGGATTTGGTTCAAACATGGATCAGATTATTATCGGCTCCTTAATGCCTCTGGTGCCGGGGGTGCCGTTAACAAACGCAGTCCGTGACCTGCTCTCTGGAGATTTGTTAGCGGGAATTAGTCGAGGTGTTGAAGCGTTACTTACTTCGCTATCGATCGCCAGTGGGATAGCCTTATCGATTTCATTATTCTTATAA
- a CDS encoding threonine/serine exporter family protein, whose translation MNLLLEIVITFTAILGFGVIFSVPRRALLLGGAIGSSTWFVQQAGLAFGATPVFATVIASLIAATIAHLFARRIRIPVTTLSIPGILPLVPGSRAYFTMLAFVEGDYIQGLEYGVETMLLAGAIAAGLVFALSIFSFGKGIGNRYETGN comes from the coding sequence ATGAATTTACTATTAGAAATAGTTATTACATTTACAGCTATTTTAGGCTTCGGTGTCATTTTTAGTGTACCGCGCAGAGCTCTCCTTTTAGGTGGTGCGATTGGCTCATCCACGTGGTTTGTGCAACAGGCAGGTCTAGCGTTTGGCGCAACACCGGTATTCGCAACGGTCATTGCTTCCTTAATCGCAGCGACGATTGCCCATCTTTTTGCGAGACGCATTCGTATCCCCGTCACAACTTTATCTATTCCTGGGATCTTACCACTGGTACCCGGAAGCCGTGCCTATTTTACGATGCTTGCCTTTGTAGAAGGAGATTATATTCAAGGTCTTGAGTATGGTGTTGAAACAATGCTACTTGCAGGAGCAATCGCCGCCGGTCTTGTTTTTGCCCTCTCGATTTTTTCATTCGGTAAAGGAATTGGTAATCGCTATGAAACAGGTAATTGA
- the tilS gene encoding tRNA lysidine(34) synthetase TilS, translating into MKQVIDEFVTRLQLIDADASIVVAVSGGADSMALLHYFAQTHRDVYAIHLNHQLRGKESDQDEALVKRYCAELDVTCKTVRINVKAQMSQNRHSLQQSARELRYEQIRTYMHEVGAIYATTAHHGDDQVETMLMRQIRGAVSGRGGIKAIRAFHEGYLIRPFLCVAKREIEAYCRQHAVPYRNDSSNAKPDYMRNRLRADVLPLLKQENPRIHETMQWQAERIQEDEAYLHEVAKEHAERIMTIDQQDLIVVPIKEFETVPHALQSRVVHLLLKYLSPLAEGDFTRRHIQDLQMMLHSQKASFELHFPHELVCQKVYELVYIKRTQVETSYVPSIWREPLLDNLEMDLPLGTLYVSYDAPSPSFPKEAEVIALKAQDAPFYVRNRRAGDVMTYKGGTGTKKVKKIFIDAKVPREHRDVWPLIEDSFGKILWIPFLQVASGIEVLEDDAHRVFVAYKQHK; encoded by the coding sequence ATGAAACAGGTAATTGATGAATTTGTAACAAGGCTACAGCTGATAGACGCAGACGCATCTATCGTCGTTGCTGTCTCCGGTGGAGCGGATAGTATGGCGCTCCTTCATTACTTTGCTCAAACACATCGCGATGTTTACGCCATTCACTTGAACCATCAACTGCGAGGGAAAGAGTCTGATCAAGATGAGGCACTAGTGAAGCGCTACTGTGCAGAACTTGACGTAACGTGCAAAACGGTTCGAATTAATGTAAAAGCACAGATGTCACAAAATAGACACTCACTACAACAGAGTGCAAGGGAACTTCGCTATGAGCAAATACGTACATATATGCACGAGGTAGGAGCTATTTATGCAACAACTGCCCATCATGGAGATGACCAAGTTGAAACGATGTTGATGAGACAAATTCGAGGTGCCGTTTCAGGTAGAGGTGGTATAAAAGCGATCCGAGCCTTTCATGAAGGCTACTTAATCAGGCCGTTTCTTTGCGTCGCAAAGAGGGAAATAGAGGCGTACTGTAGGCAACATGCAGTGCCATATCGCAATGATTCCTCCAACGCGAAGCCCGATTATATGAGGAATCGGCTACGTGCGGATGTCCTCCCGCTGTTAAAGCAGGAAAATCCTCGTATCCATGAAACGATGCAGTGGCAGGCAGAGAGAATTCAAGAGGACGAAGCATATTTACATGAGGTTGCTAAAGAGCACGCAGAGCGAATTATGACAATTGATCAGCAAGATTTAATTGTTGTTCCAATTAAGGAGTTTGAAACCGTCCCTCACGCTTTACAAAGCAGAGTAGTTCATCTACTATTAAAGTACCTATCTCCCTTAGCGGAAGGTGATTTTACACGTAGACATATTCAAGATTTGCAAATGATGCTCCACTCTCAAAAAGCTTCATTCGAGCTTCACTTTCCACATGAGCTTGTTTGCCAAAAAGTGTATGAATTAGTCTACATAAAACGTACACAGGTAGAGACCTCATACGTCCCCTCCATTTGGCGAGAACCTCTTTTAGATAACTTGGAAATGGACTTACCATTAGGTACACTTTACGTGTCTTATGATGCTCCTAGTCCCTCGTTCCCTAAAGAGGCAGAAGTTATTGCCCTGAAAGCCCAAGACGCTCCCTTTTATGTGCGAAATCGTCGCGCAGGAGATGTGATGACGTATAAAGGCGGAACAGGGACAAAAAAAGTGAAAAAGATTTTTATCGACGCTAAAGTCCCTCGAGAACATCGGGATGTTTGGCCGCTCATTGAAGATTCATTTGGAAAGATCTTGTGGATTCCATTCTTGCAAGTAGCATCAGGTATCGAAGTACTAGAGGATGATGCTCATCGTGTATTCGTTGCATATAAGCAACACAAATAG
- the hpt gene encoding hypoxanthine phosphoribosyltransferase: MHKDVLEVLVSQEEIQEKIKELGGRLTEDYKDKFPLVVGILKGSLPFMGDLIQQIDSHLEYDMMDVSSYGHGFKTSGEVKIVKDLNTSVAGRDVLIIEDIIDSGNTLDYLVKLFHYRKANSVKIVTLLDKPDGRQVDISPDYTGFVVPDKFVIGYGLDYIERYRNLPYIGVLKPEVYEK; encoded by the coding sequence ATGCACAAAGATGTGTTAGAGGTACTCGTATCACAAGAGGAAATTCAAGAAAAAATTAAGGAGCTTGGTGGTCGTTTAACTGAGGACTACAAGGATAAGTTTCCACTAGTAGTAGGGATTTTAAAAGGTTCTTTACCATTTATGGGAGATCTTATTCAGCAAATCGATTCGCATTTAGAATACGATATGATGGATGTATCAAGCTATGGGCATGGCTTTAAAACATCAGGAGAAGTAAAGATTGTGAAAGATTTAAACACATCTGTTGCAGGTCGTGACGTGCTTATTATCGAAGATATCATCGATAGTGGTAATACGCTTGACTACTTAGTAAAGCTATTCCATTACCGTAAAGCAAACTCTGTAAAGATCGTGACGCTTCTTGATAAGCCAGACGGACGTCAGGTAGACATTTCACCAGATTATACTGGATTTGTCGTGCCAGATAAATTCGTTATCGGCTACGGTCTAGACTACATTGAGCGCTACCGTAACCTCCCGTATATCGGAGTATTAAAGCCAGAGGTCTATGAGAAGTAA
- the ftsH gene encoding ATP-dependent zinc metalloprotease FtsH, which translates to MNRIFRNTIFYLLIFLVIIGIVSVFQQDPTDTTEITFTEFREELENDNIESLSIQPRLDVYSARGQLRGAEEDVFFTVNVPDLQVFLEELVLLSGTEGIDELVIEPAEEPSGWVNFFTAIIPFVIIFILFFFLLSQAQGGGSRVMNFGKSKAKLVSEDKKKARFKDVAGADEEKAELEEVVDFLKDPRKFSDIGARIPKGVLLVGPPGTGKTLIARAVAGEAGVPFFSISGSDFVEMFVGVGASRVRDLFENAKKNAPCIIFIDEIDAVGRRRGAGLGGGHDEREQTLNQLLVEMDGFGVNEGIILIAATNRADILDPALLRPGRFDRQITVGRPDVIGREAVLKVHAKNKPLGDDVDLKAIAQRTPGFAGADLENLLNEAALVAARVDKKKIDMESIEEAIDRTIAGPSKKSRVVSKKERNIVAHHEAGHTVVGVKLESADMVHKVTIVPRGNAGGYAMMLPKEDRYFMTKPELLDKIVGLLGGRVAEEIMFNEVSTGAHNDFQRATGIARKMVMEYGMSDKLGPVQFGSTQGEVFLGRDFNNEQNYSDAIAHEIDMEVQTILKESYERCKQILLKNKASLELVAQTLLEYETLDAEQIRSLIEEGKLPEDHHATKKRNGESQDSEVKVNIQPKEERDAMEEFLNSGNAEEDRRSETTDEKSSEKKSSETDRNRNE; encoded by the coding sequence ATGAATCGCATTTTTCGTAATACGATATTTTACTTATTGATTTTTCTAGTCATTATCGGTATTGTCAGTGTCTTTCAACAAGACCCAACTGACACGACGGAGATTACCTTTACCGAGTTCCGAGAAGAGTTAGAAAATGATAATATTGAATCCTTATCGATTCAACCGAGATTAGATGTATATTCAGCGCGAGGACAACTACGCGGTGCTGAAGAAGATGTATTTTTTACAGTGAACGTTCCAGACCTACAAGTATTCCTTGAGGAGCTAGTGCTCTTATCAGGTACAGAGGGTATTGATGAATTAGTAATTGAGCCTGCCGAAGAACCTAGCGGTTGGGTGAACTTTTTCACTGCCATCATTCCATTCGTGATCATCTTTATCTTATTCTTCTTCCTATTGAGCCAAGCTCAAGGTGGCGGGAGCCGAGTGATGAACTTCGGTAAGAGTAAGGCAAAGCTTGTAAGCGAAGATAAAAAGAAGGCACGCTTTAAAGACGTTGCCGGTGCAGATGAAGAGAAAGCGGAGCTTGAAGAGGTTGTTGACTTCTTAAAGGATCCCCGTAAATTCTCTGACATTGGTGCCCGAATTCCAAAAGGGGTTCTATTAGTTGGACCGCCTGGTACTGGTAAAACATTAATCGCAAGAGCCGTAGCCGGAGAAGCGGGAGTACCATTCTTCTCTATTAGTGGTTCGGACTTCGTTGAGATGTTTGTCGGGGTAGGTGCGTCTCGAGTACGTGACCTCTTTGAGAATGCAAAGAAAAACGCCCCATGTATCATCTTTATTGATGAGATTGATGCAGTTGGTCGTCGTCGTGGAGCAGGTCTTGGCGGTGGTCACGATGAGCGTGAGCAAACGTTAAACCAGCTACTCGTTGAAATGGACGGCTTTGGTGTTAACGAAGGTATTATCCTAATCGCAGCAACAAACCGTGCCGATATTCTTGACCCTGCACTACTTCGTCCAGGACGATTTGACCGTCAAATTACGGTTGGCCGCCCAGATGTTATCGGACGTGAAGCAGTTCTTAAGGTACACGCAAAGAATAAGCCACTTGGTGATGATGTAGATCTTAAAGCGATCGCACAGCGTACACCTGGTTTTGCCGGGGCGGACCTCGAAAACTTATTAAACGAAGCAGCCCTAGTTGCAGCTCGTGTTGATAAGAAAAAGATCGATATGGAATCTATTGAAGAAGCGATCGACCGTACAATTGCCGGTCCTTCTAAAAAGAGCCGTGTTGTATCGAAGAAAGAGCGTAATATTGTTGCGCACCACGAAGCAGGACACACCGTTGTTGGTGTGAAGCTTGAGAGTGCAGATATGGTACACAAAGTAACCATCGTACCTCGTGGTAACGCTGGTGGATACGCAATGATGCTTCCAAAAGAGGACCGTTACTTTATGACGAAGCCAGAGCTCTTAGACAAGATTGTCGGACTCTTAGGTGGGCGCGTAGCGGAAGAAATCATGTTTAACGAAGTTAGTACTGGGGCGCACAATGACTTCCAGCGTGCGACAGGTATTGCTCGTAAAATGGTGATGGAGTACGGAATGAGTGATAAGCTCGGTCCGGTTCAATTTGGTAGTACACAAGGAGAAGTGTTCCTTGGACGCGACTTTAACAATGAGCAAAATTACAGTGATGCAATTGCACACGAAATTGATATGGAAGTTCAAACGATTCTTAAAGAGTCGTATGAGCGCTGTAAGCAGATTCTGCTTAAAAACAAAGCTAGCTTAGAGCTTGTTGCACAAACGCTTCTTGAATACGAGACGTTAGATGCCGAGCAAATTCGCTCTCTTATCGAAGAAGGCAAGCTACCTGAAGATCACCATGCAACGAAAAAACGCAATGGAGAAAGCCAGGACAGCGAAGTGAAAGTAAATATCCAGCCTAAAGAAGAAAGAGATGCTATGGAAGAATTTCTAAACTCAGGTAATGCGGAAGAAGATCGCCGCTCTGAGACGACTGATGAGAAATCATCGGAGAAGAAATCTTCTGAAACAGATCGTAACAGAAACGAATAA